A window of the Gasterosteus aculeatus chromosome 21, fGasAcu3.hap1.1, whole genome shotgun sequence genome harbors these coding sequences:
- the uba5 gene encoding ubiquitin-like modifier-activating enzyme 5, protein MATIEELKLRVRELENELIKCKQKQCAAEDAQNQQLHRPKIDRMSAEVVDSNPYSRLMALKRMGIVDDYEKIRTFTVAVVGVGGVGSVTAEMLTRCGIGKLLLFDYDKVELANMNRLFFQPHQAGLSKVEAAEHTLRSINPDVSFETHNYNITTMDNFTHFMERISSGGLEEGQPVDLILSCVDNFEARMAINTACNELGRIWMESGVSENAVSGHTQLIIPGETACFACAPPLVVAANIDEKTLKREGVCAASLPTTMGVVAGLLVQNVLKFLLKFGTVSYYLGYNAMQDFFPTMAMKANPQCSDRYCRRQQEEYKRKEAERPKVEAVQEEEEEVVHEDNEWGIELVSEVTDAELQAASGAVPDLPEGITVAYTIPVEDTESGDTVGETEQSLEDLMAQMRKL, encoded by the exons ATGGCGACCATCGAGGAGCTGAAGCTGCGCGTGAGAGAGCTGGAAAACGAATTGATAAAGTGTAAGCAGAAGCAGTGCGCCGCGGAGGACGCTCAAAACCAGCAGCTCCACAGACCCAAGATTGACAGGATGAGTGCCGAGGTTGTGGATTCCAACCCATACAG TCGTCTGATGGCTTTAAAGAGAATGGGCATCGTGGACGATTATGAG AAAATCCGGACATTCACAGTCGCCGTGGTCGGTGTTGGGGGAGTCGGCAGTGTGACCGCCGAAATGCTCACCAGATGTGGCATCGGGAAG TTGCTCCTCTTTGACTACGACAAAGTCGAGCTGGCCAACATGAACCGCCTGTTCTTCCAGCCTCACCAAGCAGGCCTCAGCAAAGTGGAAGCCGCCGAACACACGCTCAG GAGCATCAATCCAGATGTGTCATTTGAAACCCACAACTACAACATCACCACAATGGACAATTTTACACATTTCATGGAGCGCATCAG TTCTGGAGGGCTGGAAGAAGGGCAGCCGGTGGATTTGATCCTGAGCTGTGTGGACAACTTTGAGGCCAGAATGGCTATCAACACA GCTTGCAATGAACTGGGTCGGATCTGGATGGAGTCTGGCGTCAGTGAGAACGCCGTATCGGGACACACCCAGCTCATCATTCCTGGAGAGACGGCGTGCTTTGCT TGTGCTCCTCCTCTGGTGGTGGCCGCTAACATCGATGAGAAGACCCTGAAAAGGGAGGGCGTGTGTGCTGCCAGCTTACCGACTACGATGGGCGTGGTCGCGGGTCTCCTGGTGCAAAATGTCCTCAA GTTTCTGTTGAAGTTTGGAACTGTCAGTTATTATCTCGGCTACAACGCCATGCAGGACTTCTTCCCCACCATGGCCATGAAAGCCAACCCCCAGTGCAGCGACCGCTACTGCAGGAGGCAACAGGAGGAGTACAAG AGGAAGGAAGCAGAGCGCCCCAAGGTTGAGGCggtacaggaggaggaggaggaggtcgtaCATGAAGACAACGAGTGGG GTATCGAACTAGTATCAGAGGTGACTGACGCAGAGCTACAGGCTGCTTCGGGCGCTGTGCCTGACCTCCCTGAAGGCATCACCGTGGCTTACACCATTCCAGTTGAG